From the genome of Pukyongia salina, one region includes:
- the bshC gene encoding bacillithiol biosynthesis cysteine-adding enzyme BshC: protein MPIETIPYKETGFFSKLICDYLAEDDSIRPFYHRFPNIEAFRDQIEEKNKGYDHNFRKTLVSALKKQLEGLSLSEATQANIEALHSEKTFTITTGHQLNLFTGPLYFLYKIISVINLSEALKKEYPDHDFVPVYWMATEDHDFEEINYFNFHGKKIRWNRADGGAVGELSTEGLDAVLEIFDKEMGSGKFSNGLKELFETAYTKHRDLTRATRYLANELFGAYGLVIVDGNDHQLKTAFIPYAQQELEKRTAFNHVTETSSRLKELGYPEQVSPREINLFYLNEGLRERIIEKDGVYHVNNTQISFSVEDIIEELHTYPERFSPNALLRPLYQEVILPNLCYVGGGGELAYWLQLKKYFDTVEVTFPILLLRNSALLIQEKSLDKLKRLQLSVRELFLPVQELENMHTRRISEIDIDFSKQREFLKQQFRSMYEIAEKTDASFLGAVAAQEKKQLNGLDKLEKRLLKAQRRKLSGELERITTLKESLFPGESLQERYKNFSEFYLEYGPELLSVLKKELDPLVNKFTVISW from the coding sequence ATGCCAATCGAAACCATTCCCTATAAAGAAACCGGTTTTTTCTCTAAACTTATTTGTGATTATCTCGCGGAGGACGACTCGATACGGCCCTTTTATCATCGCTTTCCTAATATTGAGGCATTCCGCGATCAAATCGAGGAGAAAAATAAAGGATATGACCATAATTTCAGGAAAACGCTGGTTTCGGCCTTGAAAAAACAGTTGGAAGGGCTATCACTTTCCGAAGCCACCCAGGCTAATATCGAGGCGTTGCATAGCGAGAAAACCTTCACCATTACTACGGGACATCAACTTAATCTATTTACCGGCCCATTGTATTTTCTTTACAAGATCATTTCGGTAATAAACCTTTCCGAAGCCTTAAAAAAAGAATATCCCGATCATGATTTTGTACCGGTATATTGGATGGCTACCGAGGATCACGATTTTGAGGAGATCAATTATTTTAATTTCCACGGAAAGAAGATACGATGGAATCGCGCTGACGGTGGTGCAGTTGGGGAGTTAAGTACGGAAGGACTCGACGCAGTGTTGGAGATTTTCGATAAAGAAATGGGAAGTGGGAAGTTTAGCAATGGTCTGAAAGAACTGTTCGAGACTGCATACACGAAACATCGGGATCTAACTCGGGCAACGCGGTATCTGGCCAACGAATTATTTGGAGCGTATGGACTAGTGATCGTTGACGGAAACGACCACCAGCTAAAAACAGCTTTTATTCCGTATGCACAACAAGAACTTGAAAAACGCACAGCGTTTAACCACGTAACAGAAACCAGTTCCAGATTAAAGGAATTGGGGTATCCGGAGCAAGTGAGTCCGAGAGAAATTAACCTGTTCTACCTAAATGAAGGATTGCGAGAGCGTATCATTGAAAAAGACGGGGTGTATCACGTTAACAATACCCAGATCAGTTTTAGCGTAGAGGACATCATTGAAGAGTTACATACCTATCCGGAGCGATTTTCACCAAATGCACTTCTCCGGCCCTTATATCAGGAGGTGATACTTCCTAACCTCTGTTATGTTGGGGGAGGTGGTGAACTGGCGTATTGGCTGCAGTTGAAAAAGTATTTCGATACTGTGGAGGTTACTTTTCCGATATTACTTTTACGAAATTCAGCCTTGTTGATACAGGAGAAATCCCTGGACAAATTAAAAAGATTGCAGCTTTCGGTACGAGAATTATTCCTCCCTGTACAGGAGCTGGAAAATATGCACACCCGTCGTATTTCCGAAATAGATATCGATTTTAGTAAGCAACGGGAATTTTTAAAGCAGCAATTTCGATCTATGTACGAGATCGCCGAAAAAACCGATGCGTCCTTTCTAGGAGCTGTTGCGGCCCAGGAGAAAAAACAGTTAAATGGACTTGACAAGCTGGAAAAACGATTGTTAAAAGCCCAGAGACGAAAACTTTCAGGAGAGTTGGAAAGGATCACAACGTTAAAGGAATCTCTATTCCCGGGTGAAAGCCTGCAGGAGCGGTATAAGAACTTTTCTGAATTCTATTTGGAGTACGGACCGGAGTTACTTTCTGTTCTAAAAAAAGAACTGGATCCACTAGTGAATAAGTTTACGGTAATTAGCTGGTAA
- the guaA gene encoding glutamine-hydrolyzing GMP synthase: MHNNVLILDFGSQYTQLIARRVRELNIYCEIHPYHHIPENLEPFKAVILSGSPFSVRAEDAPHPDLSAIKGHKPLLGVCYGAQYLAHFNKGHVAPSDIREYGRAKLETIHDRECLFAGIPENTQVWMSHSDTIAELPEGGVRLASTSDVANAAYRIEGEDTYAIQFHPEVYHTTHGKHLLENFLVHIAQVKQDWTPAAFVEETVDMLKEKIGDGKVILGLSGGVDSTVAAVLLHKAIGKNLYCIFVNNGLLRKNEFEDVLDQYKHMGLNVHGVDASARFLEALKGESDPEAKRKAIGGMFIDVFDDEAHRVEDVDWLAQGTIYPDVIESVSVNGPSVTIKSHHNVGGLPDFMKLKVVEPLKMLFKDEVRRVGAELGIDKKLLGRHPFPGPGLAIRILGDITAEKVRILQEVDHIFIEGLRKWDLYDKVWQAGAILLPVQSVGVMGDERTYEQVVALRAVESTDGMTADWVNLPYEFLQETSNNIINRVKGVNRVVYDISSKPPATIEWE; encoded by the coding sequence ATGCACAATAACGTCCTCATTTTAGACTTCGGATCGCAGTATACCCAACTAATTGCAAGACGTGTTCGAGAGTTGAATATCTATTGCGAGATCCATCCTTACCATCATATTCCTGAGAATTTAGAACCCTTTAAAGCAGTGATTTTGTCCGGTAGCCCGTTCTCGGTGCGCGCCGAGGATGCTCCGCATCCAGACCTTTCTGCAATAAAGGGCCACAAACCCCTGCTGGGGGTTTGTTACGGCGCGCAGTATCTTGCTCATTTTAACAAGGGTCACGTAGCCCCATCGGATATTCGGGAGTACGGACGTGCAAAGTTGGAAACCATACACGATCGCGAATGTTTGTTTGCCGGTATTCCTGAAAATACACAAGTATGGATGAGCCATAGCGATACCATAGCCGAATTGCCTGAAGGAGGTGTGCGACTTGCCAGCACAAGTGATGTTGCAAACGCTGCCTATCGCATTGAAGGAGAAGATACCTACGCTATCCAGTTTCACCCTGAAGTTTATCACACAACCCACGGGAAACATCTTCTAGAGAATTTTCTGGTTCATATCGCCCAGGTGAAACAAGACTGGACACCTGCTGCATTCGTAGAGGAAACAGTTGATATGCTGAAAGAAAAAATTGGGGATGGTAAAGTGATTCTCGGACTAAGTGGTGGCGTGGATTCCACTGTGGCAGCAGTGCTGTTACACAAGGCCATTGGCAAGAATCTCTACTGCATATTTGTAAATAACGGTTTGCTTCGAAAAAATGAATTTGAAGATGTACTCGACCAGTATAAGCATATGGGTCTTAATGTACACGGTGTGGATGCTTCGGCACGTTTCTTGGAAGCACTGAAAGGAGAATCTGATCCTGAAGCCAAGCGCAAGGCAATTGGTGGGATGTTTATAGACGTTTTCGACGATGAAGCACACAGGGTGGAAGATGTAGATTGGCTGGCACAGGGTACCATCTATCCGGATGTTATTGAAAGTGTTTCGGTTAACGGGCCTTCAGTAACCATAAAATCACACCACAACGTAGGTGGTTTACCGGATTTTATGAAATTAAAAGTGGTGGAACCATTAAAAATGCTGTTTAAGGATGAGGTGCGCAGAGTAGGTGCCGAATTGGGGATAGATAAAAAACTTTTAGGCAGACATCCGTTTCCGGGGCCAGGCCTTGCTATTCGGATCCTGGGAGATATAACTGCTGAAAAAGTTCGTATCTTACAGGAGGTTGATCACATTTTTATAGAGGGACTTCGCAAGTGGGATCTGTACGATAAAGTGTGGCAAGCCGGTGCCATCTTGTTGCCCGTGCAAAGTGTTGGAGTGATGGGAGACGAACGAACTTACGAGCAGGTAGTAGCCTTGAGAGCCGTGGAAAGTACCGATGGAATGACGGCAGATTGGGTAAATTTACCGTATGAGTTCTTACAGGAAACCAGTAATAATATAATAAACCGGGTGAAAGGCGTTAATAGAGTAGTGTACGACATAAGTTCTAAGCCTCCGGCTACCATCGAATGGGAATAA
- a CDS encoding M14 metallopeptidase family protein, translated as MIRLSSLLLLFVTISLNAQLKSPSEFLGYEIGSEFSRHADVVNYFKHVADNSDLVTYQSYGKTNERRPLTYAIVTSTANMANIDKIRRDNLKNIGLENGSSNPEIAIVWLSFNVHGNEASSTEASMTTLYKLITEKKEWLNNTVVIIDPCVNPDGRDRYANWYNQVKATPYDKLQVAAEHNEPWPGGRPNHYLFDLNRDWVWATQIESTERLKIYNQWMPHVHVDFHEQGINEPYYFAPAAEPYHEIVSTWQREFQEMIGKNHARYFDKEGWLFFTRERFDLLYPSYGDTYPMFMGAIGMTYEQAGHGRAGLGINTDEGYELTLFDRVAHHTTTGLSTVEVASKNAKKLNSEFKKFFQNDNLKYKSYVLKGNADKIDALTKLLRKHQIAYGFASGGTVSGYSYTTNGNGSMNASGALVVSTNQPKGKMVKALFEPDAKLNEPLTYDITAWSLPRAYGLEAIASTSNVSANSELATYNINNQQAPASPGYISSWNSLYDAGFLAELLKNDIRVRFTEKDVSYGGKTFNKGSLIITRSDNKKNAEFDRLVTSIATKHNRQLYAAPTSYSDNGYDFGSPEIKLVNKQRIAVLKGEGTSSLSYGAIWHFFEQQLHYPVTSIDTDGFNVDKLNSFDVLILPSGWYGGTLNDSVMDDLNAWIRDGGKVIAFGGALRSFSGKDGFSLKFNDSDEDGDNEKSENLTPYDQRERESVKNFITGSIYEVTLDPSHPMAFGYGDTYYSLKLGSSSYSFLDSGYNVGYIKGTPVSVSGFSGDAAKAGLENSLVFGETRMGRGSVVYFVDDVMFRSFWENGKLFFVNSIFFVNNNKFRI; from the coding sequence ATGATTCGCTTAAGCTCTCTTTTACTCTTATTCGTTACCATATCCCTTAACGCACAACTTAAATCGCCCTCCGAATTCCTCGGATACGAGATCGGCAGTGAATTCTCAAGACACGCCGATGTGGTTAATTATTTTAAACATGTTGCAGACAACAGCGACCTGGTTACCTACCAATCCTACGGAAAAACCAATGAAAGAAGACCGCTTACCTACGCCATTGTTACGTCCACAGCCAATATGGCGAATATCGATAAAATAAGAAGGGATAACCTTAAGAATATCGGACTCGAAAACGGCTCGTCCAATCCCGAGATCGCTATTGTATGGCTAAGCTTCAATGTACATGGGAACGAAGCTTCCAGTACCGAAGCCTCGATGACAACCTTATATAAACTTATTACCGAGAAAAAGGAATGGCTAAACAATACAGTCGTGATTATCGATCCATGCGTGAATCCCGATGGCCGGGACCGTTACGCAAACTGGTACAACCAGGTGAAAGCCACGCCCTATGACAAATTACAGGTTGCCGCAGAACACAACGAACCCTGGCCGGGAGGGCGTCCTAACCACTATCTTTTCGACCTTAACCGGGACTGGGTATGGGCAACCCAAATAGAATCTACCGAAAGATTGAAGATATATAACCAGTGGATGCCACATGTCCATGTCGATTTTCACGAACAGGGAATTAATGAACCCTATTATTTTGCGCCTGCCGCAGAGCCTTATCATGAGATCGTTTCTACTTGGCAACGCGAATTCCAGGAAATGATAGGTAAAAATCATGCGCGTTATTTCGATAAGGAAGGATGGTTGTTCTTTACCCGAGAACGATTCGATCTGCTTTACCCCAGCTACGGGGATACCTACCCCATGTTCATGGGAGCCATAGGAATGACCTACGAGCAGGCAGGTCACGGACGTGCAGGCCTTGGTATCAACACAGACGAAGGCTACGAACTCACCCTCTTCGACAGGGTAGCGCATCACACAACTACCGGACTTTCAACCGTGGAGGTAGCTTCTAAAAATGCGAAGAAATTAAACTCAGAATTCAAGAAATTCTTCCAGAATGACAACCTCAAATACAAGAGCTACGTACTGAAAGGCAATGCCGATAAGATAGACGCACTTACCAAACTGCTTAGGAAACACCAGATCGCGTACGGTTTTGCCTCAGGCGGTACGGTTTCGGGCTACAGTTATACAACCAACGGGAACGGCAGCATGAATGCCTCCGGTGCACTAGTAGTTAGTACCAACCAACCCAAGGGTAAAATGGTAAAAGCGTTGTTCGAACCCGACGCCAAATTAAATGAACCCTTAACGTACGATATTACAGCATGGAGCCTACCACGGGCCTACGGATTGGAGGCGATTGCCTCCACATCGAATGTGAGCGCGAATAGTGAACTAGCTACATATAACATTAATAATCAGCAGGCTCCGGCATCCCCGGGATATATCAGTAGCTGGAATAGCCTCTACGACGCTGGTTTCCTTGCAGAACTTCTTAAAAATGACATCAGGGTGCGCTTTACAGAAAAGGATGTGAGCTATGGCGGGAAGACATTTAATAAAGGGAGCCTCATCATTACACGAAGCGACAACAAGAAAAATGCAGAGTTTGATCGATTGGTAACGAGCATAGCTACTAAGCACAACCGACAATTATACGCGGCGCCAACCAGTTATAGCGATAATGGTTACGATTTTGGATCTCCGGAGATCAAACTGGTGAATAAACAACGGATCGCCGTCCTGAAAGGCGAAGGTACGTCTTCATTGAGTTACGGAGCCATTTGGCATTTCTTCGAACAGCAACTTCATTATCCGGTGACTTCCATCGATACCGATGGCTTTAATGTGGATAAGCTAAATTCATTTGATGTTTTAATTCTCCCTTCCGGGTGGTATGGAGGAACACTAAACGATAGCGTGATGGACGATCTGAACGCATGGATACGTGATGGTGGGAAGGTAATCGCCTTTGGCGGTGCATTGAGATCGTTTTCGGGGAAAGACGGGTTTTCTTTAAAATTCAATGATTCTGATGAAGACGGTGACAATGAAAAATCGGAAAACCTCACCCCATATGACCAGAGAGAAAGAGAAAGTGTGAAAAATTTTATTACCGGTAGTATATACGAAGTGACTTTGGATCCGTCACACCCCATGGCATTTGGTTATGGTGATACATATTACAGTTTGAAACTAGGCAGTAGCTCCTATTCTTTCCTCGACAGCGGATACAACGTGGGCTATATAAAAGGTACCCCTGTTAGCGTTTCTGGATTCTCGGGTGACGCGGCCAAGGCCGGCCTTGAAAATTCTTTGGTCTTTGGAGAGACTCGAATGGGTCGCGGTAGCGTAGTTTATTTTGTAGACGATGTGATGTTCAGATCGTTTTGGGAAAATGGTAAACTTTTCTTTGTAAACAGTATCTTCTTTGTGAACAATAATAAATTCCGAATCTAA
- a CDS encoding CHAT domain-containing protein, whose protein sequence is MKKLLFFLFFFGIQYSGSTQECNISEGIEKIHTLNSKGDFKAALVLAGNLQTCPNLEVENSLELLIWEYKLHRNQLKNKKAEEAIVKALSLLTRTRMQADRDFELLLLEHYALRGKKHEFDLLYKRLEPEIEALNSDQSEFKGRYYLSRHYGMDGNTYPAERVNFLHRALEQFEASDSISIYYLGNTLRALGNLNRTHGDYDKSASFYQRELELYTSHYPIDHFNISICNYNLGGVYYEKLEYEKALDHFLKAHRIWIKTYKPDSHRMRSLNEAIGDMYWELDDHEKALEYFNYAVPFQKHVNNDESESTLTKADSLLEAGNYASAMIYYEEAVNWREKTFGKDHLLTGACKNFVARALHAAGDVRASLDAYQEAINILVADMDNTSWYANPNLNMQIQSGQYLLEALTAKGELLKELYLETSELNDLVAALDTQETAIQLLEKIKNSEMSTASKSFWTTKTINLVDSAIDTALRLESVTGDQNYIATAFNFTERSKALLLLASLYDQEVNLFANVPQEIIQKEKELKAGITEYVGRIENEEKRCAEVRDKMLKLYTGKLHSLQNSYDLLINEIAQKYPDYYELKYDVQIASLKEIQKQLLNNKKQIISYFSGAKHTYVFHISTKSCEVRRIENSAELTTQMARFFEIVSGNQAEISNTESIAQYTTIAFQLYDILLGPELGDSEHLNQLILIPDGNISYLPFESLLTREPETGVINYKYLPYLFRKYAVSYSPSASIALVNNRLKSRGSGYYGFAPDYNSESDNELRKKPSNLRYNQPEVEYAGELFNGEIWKGENVTEELLKRNSAKAGILHLAMHGQVEDEHPMLSRLFFNSSDNEDGMLHIYEVYNLSIPAELVILSACNTAAGKLNRGEGIMSLERAFQYAGSKSLLATLWSVDDAASSRITQLFLQNLNNGMPKNIALQQAKITFLETANPEKLHPFYWSSFRLTGNTSSLSRGLKPYYYGMGIGFLVIITALFLFRRKKRK, encoded by the coding sequence ATGAAAAAACTTCTATTCTTTCTTTTTTTCTTCGGAATTCAATATTCGGGATCTACCCAGGAATGTAATATTTCCGAAGGGATAGAAAAGATTCATACGCTAAATTCTAAAGGGGATTTTAAAGCCGCTCTGGTATTGGCCGGCAACCTGCAAACTTGCCCTAACTTAGAGGTTGAAAACTCTCTCGAACTGCTGATCTGGGAATATAAATTACACCGAAACCAACTTAAAAATAAGAAGGCAGAAGAGGCCATAGTGAAAGCGCTGTCCCTTTTAACCCGTACCCGAATGCAAGCCGATAGGGATTTTGAGTTATTGCTACTAGAGCATTATGCTTTACGTGGTAAAAAACACGAATTCGATCTCTTGTATAAAAGACTTGAACCGGAGATCGAAGCGTTGAATTCGGATCAATCGGAATTCAAAGGGAGATATTACCTCAGCAGACACTATGGGATGGACGGAAATACCTACCCGGCAGAGCGAGTAAATTTTCTGCACCGGGCTCTGGAGCAATTTGAGGCAAGCGACTCTATATCCATTTATTATCTGGGCAATACACTTCGCGCCCTGGGCAACCTCAACAGAACTCATGGCGACTATGATAAATCGGCATCCTTTTACCAGAGGGAGTTGGAATTATATACCTCACACTACCCTATAGATCATTTTAATATCTCCATCTGTAATTACAATCTTGGAGGTGTTTATTATGAGAAACTGGAGTATGAGAAGGCACTGGACCATTTCCTTAAAGCACATCGAATCTGGATTAAAACATATAAGCCAGACAGTCACCGAATGAGAAGCCTCAATGAAGCCATTGGAGATATGTATTGGGAATTAGACGATCATGAAAAAGCGTTAGAATATTTCAATTATGCAGTTCCCTTTCAAAAACACGTGAATAACGATGAGAGTGAGAGTACTCTCACTAAGGCCGACAGTCTTCTGGAAGCAGGAAACTATGCCTCCGCAATGATATACTATGAAGAAGCTGTAAACTGGCGTGAAAAGACGTTTGGTAAAGATCATTTGCTCACCGGGGCATGTAAAAATTTCGTAGCTCGTGCACTTCATGCCGCTGGTGATGTTCGGGCCTCCCTGGACGCCTACCAGGAAGCTATCAACATACTTGTTGCAGATATGGATAATACATCCTGGTATGCCAATCCCAACCTCAATATGCAGATCCAATCGGGGCAATACCTGCTGGAAGCACTTACTGCTAAAGGAGAGCTCCTAAAGGAATTATATTTGGAGACCAGCGAATTAAATGATCTGGTTGCCGCCCTGGATACCCAGGAAACAGCGATTCAATTACTGGAAAAGATCAAAAACAGCGAGATGTCTACCGCCAGTAAATCATTCTGGACCACCAAAACAATAAATCTCGTGGATAGTGCCATTGACACAGCCCTGCGTTTAGAATCGGTAACAGGTGACCAAAACTATATCGCTACAGCGTTCAATTTTACAGAAAGAAGTAAGGCCTTATTACTCCTGGCTTCTCTTTATGACCAGGAAGTGAATTTATTTGCAAATGTTCCTCAGGAAATCATTCAGAAGGAAAAAGAATTAAAGGCAGGCATCACAGAATATGTAGGTCGCATAGAAAATGAAGAAAAACGCTGTGCTGAGGTACGAGATAAAATGCTCAAACTATACACCGGGAAATTACATTCTTTGCAAAATAGCTATGATTTGCTAATCAATGAGATCGCCCAGAAGTATCCCGATTACTACGAGCTAAAATACGATGTGCAAATTGCTTCCTTAAAGGAGATTCAAAAACAGTTGTTAAATAACAAGAAACAAATTATAAGTTATTTTTCCGGGGCAAAACATACCTATGTCTTCCACATTAGTACTAAGTCTTGCGAAGTTCGTCGTATAGAAAACTCTGCTGAGCTCACTACGCAAATGGCCAGGTTTTTTGAGATAGTAAGTGGAAATCAGGCCGAAATAAGTAATACAGAGTCGATCGCACAATACACCACCATCGCTTTTCAGTTGTACGATATCCTCCTGGGTCCGGAATTAGGCGATAGTGAACATCTAAACCAGCTAATTCTTATTCCCGATGGAAATATATCGTATCTGCCTTTTGAGAGTTTGCTTACCCGAGAACCCGAAACAGGCGTTATCAACTACAAATACTTACCGTATTTGTTCAGAAAATATGCAGTTTCTTACAGTCCGTCGGCTTCAATAGCCCTTGTCAATAATCGTCTGAAAAGCAGAGGATCCGGTTACTATGGATTCGCACCCGATTACAACAGCGAAAGTGACAACGAGCTGCGGAAGAAACCTTCCAACCTAAGATATAACCAACCCGAAGTTGAATATGCCGGCGAACTGTTCAACGGGGAGATATGGAAAGGAGAAAATGTTACCGAAGAGCTTTTAAAACGCAATTCCGCCAAGGCCGGTATACTGCATCTGGCAATGCACGGACAGGTGGAAGATGAGCACCCCATGCTATCAAGATTATTCTTTAATAGTTCAGATAACGAGGATGGTATGCTACATATTTATGAAGTCTATAATCTCAGTATCCCTGCAGAACTCGTGATTTTAAGTGCGTGTAATACGGCGGCTGGAAAATTGAACAGGGGTGAAGGAATTATGAGTTTGGAACGAGCCTTTCAGTATGCAGGTAGCAAATCACTTTTAGCAACTTTATGGAGTGTGGATGATGCAGCCTCTTCACGGATAACGCAATTATTTCTTCAGAATCTCAACAATGGTATGCCGAAAAATATTGCGCTTCAGCAAGCGAAGATCACGTTTTTGGAAACCGCTAATCCCGAAAAACTTCACCCCTTTTACTGGAGTAGTTTCAGGTTAACAGGTAACACCAGTTCTTTAAGTCGCGGACTCAAACCATACTATTACGGCATGGGAATTGGCTTTCTGGTTATTATTACAGCTTTGTTTCTATTCAGAAGAAAAAAGAGGAAATAA
- a CDS encoding PBP1 and LysM peptidoglycan-binding domain-containing protein: MKRIIYCILIGLIMFMGGPALAQQYKTHRVEKGETVYSISKKYGISEETLYELNPDAKNGLRLNALLMIPSEGSATMQEKVSFKKHRVKRKETLFSIAQRYNITVDDIKKYNKELYSRQLKKGERIQIPVFEQVAVTDNTSTTTVETGTASNGKHTVQPKETKYGIARKYGITIAELEALNPLVGENLPIGTVLNVPVDSLIESATIEEEDFEFYEVLPKEGFFRLKVKLGLSQEEIIALNPYAKDGLKEGMILKIPKEKNSDTRDTHVIVNLEDGIKNYRKKKIAVMLPFQLSKADRDSLQNNIDLIKDNGALRVALDFYSGVLMAAEFAKDKGISVELDIYDTEGSESKVSTICTSNDFSNVDAVIGPLLRRNVEKAAASLKKSDTPIFSPLSNREIKISSNLFQTLPSDEMLQQAMLEYLRTHAPGKNVIIISDSKKTKEKAALVEAIPGAKTLAPREKGFLYDTDISSRLDNTRENWVILESDNPVIVANVVGLLNGMPDHVTIRLFTLDKNDAFDYEDVSNIHLANLNFTFPSVNKSYNFKDKSAFLVSYKNKYEVLPNRFAVRGFDVTYDVILRLAIADDVYDASDSNVETEYIENKFRYTKKMFSGYQNNALYIIKYNKDLQFEVVE; this comes from the coding sequence ATGAAAAGGATAATTTACTGCATACTTATCGGTCTTATTATGTTTATGGGTGGTCCCGCACTAGCCCAGCAATATAAGACCCACCGGGTTGAAAAAGGGGAGACTGTATACAGTATCTCAAAAAAGTATGGCATTTCTGAAGAAACTCTCTATGAGCTCAATCCAGACGCTAAGAACGGCCTCCGGTTAAATGCTTTGCTAATGATCCCTTCGGAAGGATCTGCCACTATGCAGGAGAAAGTTTCCTTCAAAAAGCACCGTGTAAAGCGAAAAGAAACACTTTTTAGTATTGCACAACGGTATAATATCACCGTAGATGATATTAAGAAATACAACAAAGAACTGTATTCACGTCAGCTTAAAAAAGGAGAAAGAATACAGATCCCGGTTTTTGAACAGGTGGCGGTAACGGATAATACTTCAACTACAACCGTTGAAACAGGAACGGCAAGTAATGGTAAACATACGGTTCAGCCTAAGGAAACTAAATATGGGATCGCCCGTAAGTACGGTATCACCATAGCCGAACTGGAAGCACTTAATCCACTGGTTGGAGAGAATCTGCCTATCGGTACTGTTCTCAATGTGCCGGTGGACTCACTTATAGAATCGGCAACGATAGAAGAGGAGGATTTCGAATTCTACGAAGTTTTACCAAAAGAAGGATTTTTCAGATTAAAGGTAAAACTAGGCCTTAGCCAGGAAGAGATCATAGCGCTCAATCCCTACGCTAAAGACGGTCTTAAGGAAGGTATGATCCTAAAAATTCCGAAGGAAAAAAACAGCGATACAAGAGATACACATGTTATTGTTAACCTGGAAGACGGGATAAAGAACTACCGTAAAAAGAAGATAGCTGTTATGTTGCCTTTCCAATTATCGAAAGCAGACAGGGACTCTTTGCAAAATAACATAGATCTTATAAAAGATAATGGAGCTCTTCGCGTTGCCCTCGACTTTTACAGTGGAGTACTTATGGCTGCCGAATTTGCCAAGGACAAAGGAATATCGGTAGAATTGGATATATATGATACCGAAGGTAGTGAGAGTAAGGTTAGCACTATATGTACATCTAATGACTTCTCCAATGTGGATGCCGTAATTGGACCATTGCTTCGACGAAATGTTGAAAAAGCGGCCGCCTCCCTGAAAAAATCAGACACTCCCATATTTTCACCCCTCAGTAACAGGGAGATCAAGATCTCCTCTAATTTATTTCAAACCCTGCCTTCAGATGAAATGTTACAGCAGGCAATGTTAGAGTATCTTAGGACGCACGCCCCTGGTAAAAATGTGATAATTATTAGTGATTCAAAAAAGACGAAGGAAAAGGCAGCTCTTGTTGAGGCCATTCCCGGGGCGAAAACATTGGCGCCCAGAGAAAAAGGATTCCTGTACGATACAGATATTAGTTCGAGGCTGGACAATACGCGGGAGAACTGGGTGATACTCGAATCCGACAATCCCGTGATCGTGGCGAACGTAGTTGGATTGCTCAACGGGATGCCGGATCATGTAACAATTAGACTCTTTACATTGGATAAGAACGACGCATTCGATTATGAAGATGTGTCGAATATTCACCTGGCTAATCTCAATTTTACCTTTCCCTCTGTGAATAAGAGTTATAATTTTAAAGATAAGAGCGCTTTCTTGGTAAGCTATAAGAACAAATACGAAGTTCTTCCTAATCGTTTTGCAGTTCGTGGATTCGATGTAACCTACGATGTGATCTTAAGGCTTGCCATAGCAGACGATGTTTACGATGCCAGCGATAGCAATGTAGAGACCGAATATATAGAAAACAAGTTTCGCTATACCAAGAAAATGTTCTCCGGCTATCAGAATAATGCCCTGTATATCATAAAATACAATAAGGACCTTCAATTTGAAGTAGTAGAATGA